The proteins below are encoded in one region of Firmicutes bacterium HGW-Firmicutes-1:
- a CDS encoding cysteine hydrolase, which produces MRRINKIDFINKSTLTIEKIFDKVMEQATIKLQDLPAQNTGFVMIDMVNGFTREGALKSSRIEAIIPELATLSRKCDDLGIVKIAFADQHSKSSPEFEAYPEHCLLGTNEIEIVEEIKAVAGYQLIYKNSTNGFLEEEFQQWLSDHDQIDHFIITGDCTDICIQQFAITLKTWFNKQDKKSRIIVPIHVVDTYDLDIHNGDLMQVMALYNMMGNGIEIVNYIES; this is translated from the coding sequence ATGAGAAGAATTAATAAAATAGATTTTATAAATAAAAGTACATTAACAATTGAAAAGATATTTGATAAGGTTATGGAACAGGCAACAATTAAGCTTCAGGATTTACCTGCTCAGAATACTGGGTTCGTAATGATTGATATGGTAAATGGCTTTACACGAGAGGGTGCATTGAAAAGTTCAAGAATAGAAGCAATTATTCCTGAGCTTGCTACATTATCTAGAAAATGTGATGATCTTGGAATTGTAAAAATTGCATTTGCTGATCAACATTCTAAGTCTTCCCCAGAGTTTGAAGCTTATCCTGAACATTGCTTATTAGGAACCAATGAAATAGAAATCGTTGAAGAAATAAAAGCGGTTGCGGGATATCAATTAATTTATAAAAATTCTACGAATGGATTTTTAGAGGAAGAATTCCAACAATGGCTAAGTGATCATGATCAAATTGATCATTTTATTATTACAGGCGATTGCACAGATATATGTATTCAACAATTTGCGATTACATTGAAAACTTGGTTTAATAAGCAAGATAAGAAATCAAGAATTATTGTACCTATTCATGTCGTTGATACCTATGATTTGGATATACATAATGGTGATTTGATGCAAGTGATGGCATTGTATAATATGATGGGAAATGGAATTGAGATCGTTAACTATATAGAAAGTTAG
- a CDS encoding DUF1294 domain-containing protein, translating to MELFEIITYLYIFINVLAFIAFGIDKLKAIRHQWRIPEKTLLLLSLVGPTGSLLSMLLFRHKIKKLKFILLVPIFLLIHITIWFLGIRLYI from the coding sequence ATGGAATTGTTTGAAATTATAACATACCTATATATTTTTATCAATGTACTAGCATTTATCGCTTTTGGGATTGATAAATTGAAAGCGATTCGCCATCAATGGCGTATTCCAGAAAAAACATTGTTATTGTTGTCTTTAGTTGGTCCTACCGGTTCATTATTAAGTATGTTGTTGTTTAGACATAAAATCAAAAAACTGAAGTTCATTTTACTAGTCCCTATTTTTTTATTAATTCACATTACAATATGGTTCTTGGGAATTAGGTTATACATATAA
- a CDS encoding transcriptional regulator yields the protein MYNKWESTLTKVELFQDINDIQLDSMLSCLKPKISYYKKGENIAIAGDRFEGIGIVLEGEIMITKENAAGNRVILTKLQKESIFGEMIAFSHVNVWPATVIVLEDCSIMFIEPNKIIGSCQQACSSHTTLILNMLKIISKRALVLNRKVEYLAIKSMREKISTFLLEQFNMTGKTTFMIALNRNELADFLNVSRPSMSREIAKMKDEGILDYYKSSFKIVNLELLKACIG from the coding sequence ATGTACAATAAATGGGAGTCAACACTAACAAAGGTAGAGCTATTTCAGGATATAAATGACATTCAATTAGATAGTATGTTATCTTGTCTCAAACCTAAAATTAGCTATTATAAAAAGGGAGAGAACATTGCAATTGCCGGTGATCGTTTCGAAGGAATTGGTATTGTTCTTGAAGGCGAGATTATGATTACAAAAGAAAATGCAGCAGGCAACAGAGTAATTCTAACAAAGCTTCAAAAAGAGAGTATATTTGGCGAAATGATAGCATTTTCTCATGTGAATGTTTGGCCTGCTACAGTGATTGTTCTTGAGGATTGTAGTATCATGTTTATCGAACCCAATAAAATTATTGGAAGCTGTCAACAAGCATGTAGTAGTCATACCACACTCATTCTAAATATGTTAAAAATAATTTCTAAAAGGGCTTTGGTTTTAAATAGAAAGGTTGAATATTTAGCAATCAAAAGCATGAGAGAAAAAATAAGCACCTTTTTATTGGAACAATTCAATATGACTGGCAAAACTACCTTTATGATTGCTTTAAATAGAAACGAGCTAGCTGATTTTCTTAATGTATCGAGACCTTCAATGTCTAGAGAAATTGCTAAAATGAAAGATGAGGGCATTCTAGATTATTACAAATCATCATTTAAGATCGTTAATCTAGAATTATTAAAAGCATGTATCGGATAA
- a CDS encoding EamA family transporter, whose translation MQENTKGYFGDLMLLLVAIIWGFGFVAVKIGLNNGMDPFYLMFLRFSVAALALLPFQITKFKGISLQTLKRGSFLGILLFLGFTFQTIGLDYTTTSKNAFLTGVNVIIVPFLTWWLAKKKVDFYSMIAAFMCLIGIGLLTLHDSLSINIGDLLTLICAVMFAAHITITSLIAKEEAASTLVWIQMIVGAVLSFIFAILFKETFVINLSSSVAILYLGIFSTSLAFFLQTVGQKYAHATKAAILLSTESLFGALLAVLFFKDTFALQMIAGCVLIFGSIIISETKLSFIKRKPQEITSIPFE comes from the coding sequence ATGCAAGAAAATACAAAAGGCTACTTTGGAGATTTGATGTTATTGTTAGTTGCAATCATATGGGGATTTGGTTTTGTTGCAGTGAAAATCGGCTTAAACAATGGAATGGATCCATTCTATTTGATGTTTCTAAGATTTTCTGTTGCTGCATTAGCACTATTGCCTTTTCAAATAACAAAATTTAAGGGTATCTCCTTACAAACCTTAAAAAGAGGATCTTTTTTAGGAATTTTGCTGTTTTTAGGTTTTACCTTTCAAACCATAGGTCTTGACTATACAACAACTTCAAAAAACGCCTTCTTAACAGGTGTTAATGTCATCATTGTTCCCTTCTTAACATGGTGGCTCGCTAAAAAAAAGGTAGACTTCTACTCTATGATAGCAGCCTTTATGTGCTTAATAGGGATTGGCTTATTAACCTTACATGATTCTTTAAGTATAAATATTGGTGATTTGCTCACTTTAATATGTGCCGTAATGTTTGCAGCACATATAACAATAACCTCCTTAATTGCTAAGGAGGAAGCTGCTAGTACTTTGGTTTGGATTCAAATGATCGTTGGCGCCGTTCTATCCTTTATATTTGCTATCCTATTTAAAGAAACCTTTGTCATCAATCTTTCTTCTTCAGTGGCAATTCTTTACTTAGGCATATTTAGTACATCTCTAGCCTTCTTTCTGCAAACCGTTGGCCAGAAATATGCTCATGCTACTAAAGCTGCAATCTTATTATCCACTGAATCTTTATTCGGTGCATTGTTAGCAGTCCTATTTTTCAAAGATACCTTTGCATTGCAAATGATAGCAGGCTGTGTACTCATATTTGGCTCTATCATTATTTCAGAAACTAAATTATCCTTTATAAAACGAAAACCCCAAGAAATCACAAGCATTCCATTTGAATAG
- a CDS encoding ABC transporter ATP-binding protein produces MITVSDIGLRFGDKKLFEAVNLQFTAGNCYGIIGANGSGKTTFLKVLSGEIEPNQGVVSLLPGKRMAVLKQDHFEFDEYSVIDTVIMGHKRLYEISHEKDALYAKEDFSEEDGDNAAHLEAEFAELGGWDAETNAERLLMGLGIKKDLHYKLLKELEGSQKVKVLLAQAIFGNPDVLLLDEPTNHLDFRAIAWLEEFLLNYENTVLVVSHDRHFLNKVCTHMVDIDFGKAKLFVGNYDFWYESSQLVLRLMKDQNKKSEEKIKELQNFIARFSSNASKAKQATSRKKSLDKIVLEDIEPSTRKYPFVGFVQEREAGKDILSVEGLTKTIDGIKVLDDVTFTVNKGDKIVILGRNEIARTTLFKILMGEIEPDEGSFKWGITIKSAYLPKDNSEFFEGIELSLVDWLRQFSVDQTETFIRGFLGKMLFSGEEALKMASVLSGGEKVRCMFSKLMLAYPNVVILDEPTNHLDLESIQAVNNGLVAFAGTMLFASHDHSFIETIANRVIEITPKGLFDKVIEFDVFLEDDDIQNAIDAMYE; encoded by the coding sequence TTGATTACAGTATCAGATATTGGACTAAGGTTCGGCGATAAAAAATTATTTGAAGCAGTTAATTTGCAATTTACTGCAGGTAACTGTTATGGCATTATTGGTGCAAACGGTTCTGGAAAAACAACATTCTTAAAAGTACTATCTGGTGAAATTGAACCTAATCAAGGTGTAGTATCTTTATTACCAGGCAAAAGAATGGCAGTACTTAAGCAAGATCACTTCGAATTTGATGAATATAGTGTAATAGACACAGTGATTATGGGTCATAAAAGACTTTATGAAATTAGTCATGAAAAGGATGCATTGTATGCGAAGGAAGATTTCTCCGAGGAAGATGGGGATAATGCAGCGCATTTAGAAGCTGAATTTGCTGAGTTAGGTGGCTGGGATGCTGAAACGAATGCAGAAAGACTGTTAATGGGTCTTGGAATTAAGAAGGATTTACATTATAAGCTACTGAAAGAATTAGAAGGATCTCAAAAGGTGAAAGTATTATTAGCTCAAGCAATTTTTGGTAATCCTGATGTTCTCTTACTTGATGAGCCTACTAACCATTTAGACTTTAGAGCCATTGCTTGGTTAGAAGAATTTTTACTTAATTATGAGAATACTGTTCTAGTAGTATCCCATGATAGACATTTCTTGAATAAGGTTTGTACGCATATGGTAGATATCGATTTTGGCAAAGCCAAGTTATTTGTTGGTAACTATGATTTTTGGTATGAATCTAGTCAATTGGTTCTTAGATTGATGAAGGACCAGAATAAGAAAAGCGAAGAAAAAATTAAAGAACTTCAGAATTTTATTGCAAGATTTAGTTCTAATGCTTCCAAGGCGAAGCAAGCTACTTCAAGAAAGAAATCCTTAGATAAAATCGTGCTAGAAGATATTGAACCTTCTACAAGAAAGTATCCATTTGTTGGCTTTGTTCAGGAAAGAGAAGCGGGTAAGGACATTCTGAGTGTGGAAGGATTAACGAAGACGATTGATGGTATTAAGGTGTTAGATGATGTTACCTTTACAGTTAATAAGGGAGATAAGATTGTTATTCTTGGTAGAAACGAAATAGCAAGAACGACTTTATTTAAAATATTAATGGGTGAAATAGAACCTGATGAAGGAAGTTTCAAATGGGGAATCACAATTAAAAGTGCATATTTGCCTAAAGACAATTCGGAATTTTTTGAAGGTATCGAGCTATCCTTAGTGGATTGGTTAAGACAATTTTCTGTTGATCAAACAGAAACCTTTATTAGAGGGTTCTTAGGGAAAATGTTGTTTTCAGGTGAAGAAGCGTTAAAAATGGCTTCGGTTTTATCAGGTGGAGAAAAGGTTAGATGTATGTTTTCTAAGTTGATGTTAGCTTATCCCAATGTAGTTATTTTGGATGAACCAACAAATCACTTGGATTTAGAATCTATTCAAGCAGTTAATAACGGATTAGTGGCTTTTGCTGGTACGATGTTATTTGCATCACATGACCATAGCTTTATTGAAACGATTGCCAATAGAGTTATTGAAATTACACCTAAAGGTCTGTTTGATAAGGTTATTGAATTTGATGTATTTTTGGAAGATGATGATATACAAAATGCGATTGATGCGATGTATGAATAG
- a CDS encoding exonuclease sbcCD subunit D, with translation MTTKFEYNIIGLGVIKEAVMKFIHTSDWHIGKSIHEVNLLEDQKAVLKKFLNIIDEEKPDAIIIAGDLYDRGIPNKEAVNLLDDVLHEIVTIKQIPILCIAGNHDSGDRLEFASRILKRNGLHIEGKFKKDVQKIELQDSHGKVNFYLIPFAYISEAGCILEDESIKSFDDTYNIILKKIEEEMNLEERNVIVTHGYIVTDSEALEVNDSVRPLAVGTSEYVNVEYFKNFDYTALGHLHKPQKVEWEHVRYSGSLLKYSFSETNHNKGIVVVEMEEKGNITIRNISLTQDPELRKIEGLLNDLISADPNGEGLATDYFMAILTDENPICDAIGQLRAVYPNILRMEYKNRIMTEHQGSVVSLKIKEKKSETTLFQEFYQDMTGKELTKEKAKIVENVFQEMLIKDGELL, from the coding sequence TTGACAACTAAATTTGAATATAATATCATTGGTTTAGGAGTGATAAAGGAGGCTGTTATGAAATTTATACATACATCTGATTGGCATATTGGAAAATCCATACATGAAGTTAATTTATTAGAAGATCAAAAAGCAGTTTTGAAAAAATTTCTAAATATAATTGATGAGGAAAAGCCTGATGCAATCATCATTGCAGGTGACTTATATGATAGAGGAATACCGAATAAAGAGGCTGTAAATTTGTTGGACGATGTTTTACATGAGATTGTGACAATAAAACAGATTCCAATATTATGTATTGCTGGTAATCATGATAGTGGAGATAGATTAGAATTTGCTAGTAGAATACTAAAAAGAAATGGCTTACATATTGAAGGTAAGTTTAAAAAAGATGTTCAAAAAATTGAACTTCAAGATTCACATGGTAAAGTCAACTTTTACTTGATTCCGTTTGCTTACATTTCTGAAGCAGGTTGTATTTTAGAGGATGAAAGCATTAAAAGTTTTGATGATACATATAATATCATTTTGAAAAAAATTGAAGAAGAAATGAACCTTGAGGAGAGAAACGTAATCGTTACACATGGTTATATAGTCACCGATTCAGAGGCTTTGGAGGTGAATGATTCTGTTCGACCGTTAGCGGTAGGTACATCAGAATATGTGAATGTAGAGTATTTCAAAAACTTTGACTATACTGCCTTAGGCCATCTTCATAAGCCACAAAAGGTTGAGTGGGAGCATGTAAGATATTCGGGCTCATTACTGAAGTATTCTTTTTCAGAAACAAACCATAATAAGGGAATCGTTGTAGTGGAAATGGAGGAAAAAGGAAATATAACTATTCGGAATATTTCTTTAACACAAGACCCCGAATTGAGAAAAATTGAAGGTCTATTAAATGATTTGATTAGTGCAGATCCAAACGGAGAAGGACTTGCAACGGATTACTTTATGGCAATATTGACGGATGAAAATCCTATTTGTGATGCAATTGGACAATTAAGAGCAGTTTATCCAAATATACTTAGAATGGAGTATAAAAACAGGATAATGACTGAACATCAAGGAAGCGTAGTTTCACTAAAAATCAAAGAAAAAAAATCTGAAACAACCTTGTTTCAAGAATTCTATCAAGATATGACAGGTAAAGAACTTACCAAAGAAAAGGCCAAAATAGTAGAAAATGTGTTTCAGGAAATGCTTATAAAGGATGGTGAATTATTATAA
- a CDS encoding HAD-IB family hydrolase produces MSTIAAFFDIDGTLYREGLITETFKKLIKSDIIDSQRWYNEVREKYINWDKRIGDYDDYLLKMAEIYTEAIKGLHRSQIEFIAKKVVEQKGDRVYTYTRDRIKWHVEQGHIVLTISGSPVELVREMAKKYGFMDYIGSEYITDENNLYTGVVKPMWDSANKQKAINLFVDKYNIDLSKSYAYGDTTGDYTMLKSVAYPVAMNPTRELLNSVTNDPETSQKVSIVVERKDMIYQLKPECFSCIN; encoded by the coding sequence ATGAGTACAATTGCTGCATTTTTTGATATTGATGGAACTCTATATAGAGAAGGGTTAATAACTGAAACCTTTAAAAAACTAATAAAATCAGATATTATTGATAGTCAAAGATGGTATAACGAAGTAAGAGAAAAATATATAAATTGGGACAAACGTATTGGAGATTACGATGATTATTTGTTAAAAATGGCCGAAATATATACCGAAGCAATCAAAGGTCTCCACAGAAGTCAAATAGAATTTATTGCAAAAAAAGTCGTTGAGCAAAAAGGCGACCGTGTTTATACTTATACGAGAGATAGAATAAAATGGCATGTAGAACAAGGACACATTGTGCTTACCATTAGTGGTTCGCCTGTTGAGCTTGTCAGAGAAATGGCAAAAAAATATGGTTTCATGGATTATATTGGTTCAGAATATATAACTGACGAAAACAATCTCTATACTGGTGTGGTTAAACCCATGTGGGATAGTGCAAACAAGCAAAAAGCAATCAACTTATTTGTTGATAAATACAATATTGATTTATCAAAATCCTATGCCTATGGTGATACAACTGGAGATTATACAATGCTCAAATCAGTTGCCTATCCTGTTGCTATGAACCCCACTCGCGAATTATTAAATAGTGTTACAAATGACCCTGAGACAAGCCAAAAAGTAAGCATTGTTGTTGAACGCAAGGATATGATCTATCAATTAAAGCCAGAGTGCTTTTCTTGTATAAATTAG
- a CDS encoding ferredoxin, with product MKRKMVTINEDRCNGCGLCITGCHEGALQLINGKAKLVSDSYCDGLGACLPTCPMDAIGLEERDADPFDEEAVKIRMEEMAKVKSNNTFTCPGTAAKAIDRAEETPIPQITSSAIKSELRQWPCQIKLVPVNAPYFHGAHLLIAADCTSYAYANFHQEFMRNKITLIGCPKLDAVDYADKLTAIISNNELKSVTVVRMEVPCCGGIESAAKQAIRDSEKMIPWNIVTISTDGVILEN from the coding sequence ATGAAAAGAAAAATGGTTACAATAAATGAAGATAGATGTAATGGATGCGGATTATGTATTACAGGATGTCACGAAGGAGCACTTCAATTAATCAATGGGAAAGCTAAGCTGGTCTCGGATTCCTATTGCGATGGATTGGGCGCTTGTTTACCCACTTGTCCAATGGACGCGATTGGTTTAGAAGAAAGAGATGCTGATCCATTCGATGAAGAAGCCGTTAAAATTCGTATGGAAGAAATGGCAAAAGTGAAATCAAATAACACCTTTACTTGCCCCGGAACAGCAGCAAAAGCCATTGACAGAGCTGAAGAAACGCCTATACCTCAAATTACTAGTAGCGCAATAAAATCCGAGCTTCGCCAATGGCCATGTCAAATAAAGCTTGTTCCTGTTAATGCACCTTATTTTCATGGAGCTCACTTACTAATAGCTGCAGACTGTACTTCTTACGCGTATGCTAATTTCCATCAAGAATTCATGAGAAATAAAATCACATTAATTGGTTGTCCAAAGCTTGATGCCGTAGACTATGCAGATAAGTTAACCGCTATTATTTCTAATAATGAGCTTAAAAGTGTAACGGTTGTTAGAATGGAAGTACCTTGTTGTGGCGGTATTGAAAGCGCCGCTAAACAAGCAATTAGAGATAGCGAAAAAATGATTCCTTGGAATATAGTTACAATCAGTACTGATGGGGTTATATTAGAAAATTAA
- a CDS encoding heavy metal transporter, translating into MNQNLTSKVLKVEGMTCVSCEMRIQNSLKKIEGVTEVKANFSKSLVDITYDLNTTSLNDIIEVIEKLEYKVVDDRIKQVEETKNKPLINPLIGFAIILLAGYTIINHTIGFNFIPTVTKNMGYGVLFIVGLLTSLHCIAMCGGINLSQCMSYKFDENDTSRFSKFKPSFMYNLGRVVSYTIIGGIVGSIGSVVSFSGMAQGLVAIIAGAFMVIMGLNMLNIFPWLRKFNPRMPKVFGKLIHENKSKHGPFYVGLLNGFMPCGPLQAMQLYALGTGSFVAGAASMFFFSIGTVPLMFGFGAISSFFSQKFTKDMMKVSGALVIALGIVMAGRGLSLSGINVMSFATGLSDKSVSIAKTEEGIQYITTTLESGKYTPIVVQKGVPVRWTIEAAKGDLNGCNNEIIIKEYNIQKKLVVGENIIEFTPEEEGKFTYTCWMGMIRSNIKVVADVNDVPKDQQEDTLLDTGLPTSSGGCCADGSKAVKFANGNIPTDDILVAKIVDNKQEVTITVNEFGYSPAAIVVQKGIETKIKFNTEQLNSCNNIVVFPEYNGQLDLEEVTETPWLLPEQDFTFACWMGMLNGYVKVVDDINDIDMTEIKEGISSYQPIGGGGCCGQ; encoded by the coding sequence ATGAATCAAAATTTAACAAGTAAGGTTCTAAAGGTTGAAGGAATGACCTGTGTAAGTTGTGAAATGAGAATACAAAATTCTTTGAAAAAAATAGAGGGGGTTACAGAGGTAAAAGCCAACTTCTCAAAGTCTCTAGTAGATATAACTTATGATTTAAATACTACTAGCTTAAATGATATCATAGAGGTTATAGAAAAACTCGAGTATAAGGTTGTTGATGATCGCATCAAACAAGTTGAGGAAACTAAAAATAAGCCATTGATCAATCCTCTTATTGGCTTTGCAATTATTCTGCTTGCAGGGTATACAATTATCAATCATACCATTGGTTTTAATTTTATTCCTACTGTAACAAAAAACATGGGATATGGTGTATTATTTATCGTTGGATTATTAACCTCCCTTCATTGCATCGCAATGTGTGGAGGAATTAATCTCTCTCAATGTATGTCATATAAGTTTGATGAAAATGATACAAGTCGTTTTTCGAAGTTTAAACCAAGCTTTATGTATAATCTAGGTAGAGTAGTATCTTATACAATAATAGGTGGTATAGTAGGTTCAATTGGTTCAGTAGTTAGCTTTTCTGGAATGGCACAAGGTTTAGTCGCAATCATTGCTGGAGCATTTATGGTTATTATGGGACTAAATATGCTGAATATTTTTCCTTGGCTTAGAAAATTTAATCCTCGGATGCCAAAAGTATTTGGGAAACTAATACACGAAAACAAGAGCAAGCATGGTCCGTTTTATGTTGGTTTATTAAATGGATTTATGCCTTGTGGACCACTTCAAGCGATGCAGTTATATGCATTAGGAACAGGAAGCTTTGTAGCTGGGGCGGCGTCAATGTTTTTCTTTAGTATTGGAACAGTTCCACTTATGTTTGGATTTGGGGCGATTAGTTCGTTTTTTAGCCAAAAGTTTACGAAAGATATGATGAAGGTTAGCGGAGCGTTGGTTATAGCTTTAGGAATTGTGATGGCAGGTAGAGGACTTAGCCTTTCAGGTATAAATGTAATGTCATTTGCAACAGGACTGAGTGATAAGTCTGTTAGTATAGCTAAAACTGAAGAGGGAATTCAGTATATTACAACAACATTGGAATCAGGAAAGTACACTCCAATTGTAGTTCAAAAAGGTGTGCCTGTTCGCTGGACAATTGAAGCAGCTAAGGGTGATTTAAACGGATGTAATAATGAAATAATCATTAAAGAATACAATATACAAAAGAAGTTAGTTGTTGGAGAAAATATAATTGAATTTACACCAGAAGAAGAAGGAAAGTTTACCTATACATGTTGGATGGGAATGATTAGAAGCAACATTAAGGTTGTAGCTGATGTGAATGATGTACCTAAAGATCAACAAGAGGATACACTGCTTGATACTGGGTTACCAACATCAAGCGGAGGTTGTTGTGCAGACGGTTCAAAAGCGGTGAAATTCGCTAACGGAAATATTCCTACTGATGATATATTAGTTGCTAAAATAGTTGATAATAAACAAGAGGTTACCATAACGGTTAATGAATTTGGTTATTCACCAGCAGCTATTGTTGTTCAAAAAGGAATTGAAACAAAGATTAAATTTAATACAGAACAACTGAATTCTTGTAATAATATTGTTGTATTTCCAGAATATAATGGGCAATTAGATTTAGAGGAAGTAACCGAAACGCCGTGGCTTTTACCTGAACAGGATTTTACTTTTGCCTGCTGGATGGGAATGCTAAATGGATATGTTAAAGTAGTTGATGACATTAATGATATTGACATGACAGAAATAAAAGAGGGAATTTCTAGCTATCAACCAATAGGTGGCGGTGGGTGTTGTGGTCAATAA